In the genome of Fusobacterium necrogenes, one region contains:
- a CDS encoding CidA/LrgA family protein: protein MIREFLLIFVINYIGIILTEVFHLPIPGTISGMLLLFALLYFKILKLSYIENAGNFLLLNMTIFFLPPSVSLLESMYLLKTGLFKILFLVIFSTLITMVITALTVQYLIERGERK, encoded by the coding sequence ATGATTAGAGAATTCTTACTAATATTTGTTATAAACTATATAGGGATAATATTAACAGAGGTTTTTCACTTACCAATTCCTGGGACAATTAGTGGAATGTTATTACTATTTGCTTTATTATATTTTAAAATTTTAAAACTTTCTTATATAGAAAATGCAGGAAATTTTTTACTTTTAAATATGACAATATTCTTTCTTCCACCATCAGTAAGTTTATTAGAAAGTATGTATCTATTGAAAACAGGTTTATTTAAAATACTGTTCTTAGTAATTTTTTCAACATTGATAACAATGGTAATTACAGCTTTAACTGTACAATATTTAATTGAAAGAGGAGAGAGAAAATAA
- a CDS encoding LrgB family protein, with translation MMEGITNNPLFGVIISLIAFEIGKFIFNKTKLALFNPLLIATIIVMGFLNFFHITVADYMLGGNLIVFFLAPATVVLAIPLFQQIDLLKKHFIPIIGGGIVGAVVAILSVIILGKLLGIDNQLLLSFMPKSITTPIGIELSKMLGGIPSITVFAIVITGITGNVTAPFIYSIFRIKNPIAKGLGLGISSHAVGTSRAIEMGKVEGAMSALSIVIAGILTIILAPLISTII, from the coding sequence ATAATGGAAGGAATAACAAATAATCCACTTTTTGGCGTAATAATAAGTTTAATAGCTTTTGAAATAGGGAAATTTATATTTAATAAGACAAAATTAGCATTATTTAATCCACTACTTATTGCTACGATAATTGTTATGGGATTTTTAAACTTTTTTCATATTACTGTAGCAGATTATATGTTGGGAGGGAATTTGATAGTTTTCTTTTTAGCTCCAGCTACTGTGGTTTTAGCTATTCCACTATTTCAGCAGATAGACTTATTGAAGAAACATTTCATTCCTATTATAGGTGGAGGAATTGTAGGAGCAGTAGTAGCGATACTCTCTGTAATAATATTGGGAAAATTATTGGGAATAGATAATCAACTTTTACTCTCTTTTATGCCTAAATCTATAACTACTCCAATAGGAATAGAACTTTCAAAAATGTTAGGAGGAATTCCTTCAATAACTGTTTTTGCAATAGTTATAACAGGAATTACAGGAAATGTAACAGCTCCTTTTATATATTCTATTTTTAGAATAAAAAATCCTATTGCTAAGGGATTAGGACTTGGAATATCAAGTCATGCAGTAGGAACAAGTAGAGCCATTGAGATGGGAAAAGTAGAGGGAGCTATGAGTGCCTTATCAATAGTGATAGCAGGTATACTTACAATTATTTTAGCACCATTAATTAGTACAATAATATAA
- a CDS encoding transporter substrate-binding domain-containing protein: MKKKILILLIILFSTTLLLGCFSKSKGEKDVLNVGMELAYPPFETKDENGEPSGVSVDFVKEFGKYIGKDVKIKNIAWDGLIPSIQTKKVDLVVSSMTITEEREKVVDFSIPYANSLLGMLINKNSKVFSIDDLDQVGTVVAVKNGSTGFLYAQKYLNKAQIRSFNDESACVTEVVQGKADVFLYDQLTIYRNWKKNEDSTRAVFIPFQEPEKWGVAFASGNTEMVSKMNEFIKKFTAEGGFDKLTEKYLSEEKKSFDQLGFKWFFDLN; the protein is encoded by the coding sequence ATGAAGAAAAAAATTTTAATATTATTGATTATTTTGTTTTCAACAACTTTGTTATTAGGTTGCTTTAGTAAAAGTAAAGGTGAGAAAGATGTGTTAAATGTCGGAATGGAACTTGCATATCCTCCATTTGAAACTAAAGATGAAAATGGAGAACCAAGTGGTGTGAGTGTAGATTTTGTTAAAGAGTTTGGAAAATATATAGGTAAGGATGTAAAAATAAAAAATATAGCCTGGGATGGACTTATTCCATCAATTCAAACTAAGAAAGTTGATTTAGTTGTTTCATCTATGACGATAACTGAAGAAAGAGAAAAAGTTGTAGATTTTTCTATTCCCTATGCTAATTCATTATTAGGAATGCTTATAAATAAAAACTCAAAAGTATTTAGTATTGATGATTTAGATCAAGTGGGTACAGTTGTAGCTGTAAAAAATGGATCTACTGGATTTTTATATGCACAAAAATATTTGAATAAAGCACAAATTAGATCTTTTAATGATGAAAGTGCTTGTGTAACAGAAGTAGTTCAAGGAAAAGCGGATGTATTTTTATATGATCAATTAACTATTTATAGAAATTGGAAAAAAAATGAAGATTCAACAAGAGCTGTATTCATCCCATTTCAAGAGCCAGAAAAATGGGGGGTTGCCTTTGCTAGTGGAAATACAGAAATGGTTTCAAAAATGAATGAGTTTATAAAAAAATTTACAGCAGAGGGTGGTTTTGATAAATTAACAGAAAAGTATCTATCAGAAGAGAAAAAAAGCTTTGATCAATTGGGATTTAAATGGTTTTTTGATTTAAATTAG
- a CDS encoding amino acid ABC transporter permease, which translates to MDGFFLTVYISCASFLLSSTIGIIIAVFQKSNFIILRYFSLLYVKFIRGTPLIMQIYLFFYIVGTAWGIENRFISGVIILSIFEGAYISEILRGSFESLDKNQLEVARSVGYTRRQIIRFVIFPQLIAQTIPALTGQFASIIKDSSLLSIIAIIELTQTMREISATNFKLFETYIVLGILYLILTLPLSYISERLERRFKYEN; encoded by the coding sequence TTGGATGGCTTTTTCTTAACAGTTTATATAAGTTGTGCAAGTTTCTTATTAAGTTCAACAATTGGAATAATAATTGCTGTTTTTCAAAAGAGTAATTTCATAATATTAAGATATTTTAGTCTATTATATGTAAAATTTATTCGTGGAACTCCTCTAATTATGCAGATATATCTCTTTTTTTATATAGTTGGAACTGCATGGGGAATAGAGAATCGCTTTATATCTGGAGTAATAATACTTTCTATATTTGAAGGGGCTTATATATCAGAAATTTTACGTGGAAGTTTTGAATCTCTTGATAAAAATCAATTAGAAGTTGCAAGGTCTGTAGGATATACAAGAAGACAGATAATTAGATTTGTTATTTTCCCTCAACTTATAGCTCAAACTATTCCAGCATTAACTGGACAGTTTGCTTCTATTATAAAGGATTCTTCGCTCTTATCAATAATAGCTATTATAGAACTTACTCAAACAATGAGAGAAATTTCTGCTACAAATTTTAAACTATTTGAAACTTATATAGTATTAGGAATTTTATATTTAATTTTGACATTACCTCTATCTTATATCAGTGAGAGATTAGAGAGGAGGTTTAAATATGAGAATTAA
- a CDS encoding amino acid ABC transporter ATP-binding protein, whose product MRIKLKNLSKTFSDERKILDNINFDEEIKSLAIIGPSGGGKSTLLKIIAGLLSPTSGSVEVDGTLINFDENELVKYRKSIGFIFQHDGLFKHMTVLENIVNPLVQVHGYKLSEAKEAALSYLKRFGLEKEINKFPYELSGGQKQRVSIARAISFKPRFLLFDEPTSALDPEYTVEVLDIINELKEDGVNFIIVTHEMGFARYACEKICFLYGGKILEYGESSKVFTNPSSMELKRFLSKLLEWEKV is encoded by the coding sequence ATGAGAATTAAATTAAAAAATCTTTCAAAAACTTTTTCTGATGAAAGAAAAATACTTGATAATATAAATTTTGATGAAGAGATTAAATCATTAGCAATAATAGGGCCATCTGGTGGTGGAAAATCTACACTTTTAAAGATTATAGCCGGCTTGTTATCGCCAACTTCAGGAAGTGTTGAAGTAGATGGTACCCTTATAAATTTTGATGAAAATGAATTAGTAAAATATAGAAAATCTATAGGCTTTATATTTCAACATGATGGATTGTTTAAACATATGACTGTTTTAGAAAATATAGTTAATCCTTTAGTTCAAGTACATGGTTATAAATTGAGTGAAGCCAAAGAAGCTGCATTATCATATCTTAAAAGATTTGGGCTTGAGAAAGAGATAAATAAATTCCCATATGAGTTATCAGGAGGACAAAAGCAACGTGTTAGTATAGCAAGAGCTATTTCATTTAAACCAAGATTTTTATTGTTTGATGAACCAACTTCAGCTTTAGATCCTGAGTATACAGTTGAGGTTTTGGATATTATAAATGAGTTAAAAGAAGATGGAGTGAATTTCATAATAGTAACTCATGAAATGGGTTTTGCAAGATATGCATGTGAAAAAATTTGTTTTTTATATGGAGGGAAAATACTAGAGTATGGGGAGAGTTCAAAGGTTTTCACAAATCCTTCAAGTATGGAATTAAAAAGATTTTTAAGTAAACTTTTAGAGTGGGAAAAAGTATAA
- a CDS encoding Crp/Fnr family transcriptional regulator — protein sequence MKNELTKIKLFQNLDKEALKELLTMVKIKEYKKGDLLYSNKEKIHTIYFILEGVASLYKPNPDNTKKVVFLFGNGDVLNEVILYDNITLLSCELLTTTKLLEIDRKDFVKILEKSYPLAKAVIESLISKNRVMSHQIKNTSNSITVDRQIAFTLYKLACDFGINVDFGTEINFDLSITYLSEILGAKRETVSRQTKVLSNLGLISVKRKRFTIPNLENLLKYFNGTFETSL from the coding sequence TTGAAAAACGAGCTCACTAAAATAAAATTGTTCCAAAATCTGGATAAAGAAGCTCTAAAAGAGTTACTTACCATGGTAAAAATAAAAGAATATAAAAAAGGAGATTTACTTTATTCAAATAAAGAAAAAATTCATACTATCTATTTTATTCTTGAAGGAGTCGCCTCGCTATATAAACCAAATCCAGATAATACCAAAAAAGTTGTATTCCTATTTGGAAATGGTGATGTTTTAAATGAGGTTATTTTATATGACAACATCACTCTTTTAAGTTGTGAACTTTTAACTACAACTAAACTTCTAGAAATTGATAGAAAGGATTTTGTAAAAATATTAGAAAAAAGCTATCCACTCGCAAAAGCAGTTATAGAGTCTCTCATCTCTAAAAATAGAGTTATGTCACATCAAATAAAAAATACCTCTAATTCTATAACAGTTGATAGACAAATAGCTTTTACTTTATATAAATTAGCTTGTGATTTTGGAATAAATGTGGATTTTGGTACTGAAATAAACTTTGATCTATCTATTACATATTTAAGTGAAATACTAGGTGCTAAAAGAGAAACAGTTTCTAGGCAAACAAAAGTATTATCTAATTTAGGACTTATCTCTGTAAAAAGAAAAAGATTTACTATTCCTAATTTAGAAAATCTTTTAAAATATTTTAATGGTACCTTTGAAACTAGTTTATAA
- a CDS encoding 5'-nucleotidase, lipoprotein e(P4) family, translating to MRNRKLLSLLGICVIILTTTACSNNLANRVEDKVVLTYDELSAKENTMGTNWYQTSGEAKALYLQGYNVATQKLKEYLKLPHNKPYSIVLDLDETVVDNSPYQAENILRGRAYDIESWDEWVQMKKAKAVPGAKEFLQFADKNGVKIYYISDRVESQLEATIENLKAEGIPVQGEDSVLLKNKEDKSGKVNRREYVKKHTQLIMLFGDNLSDFDVFSSKSIEERNNKVEELAKEFGDRFIIFPNPMYGAFESAIYGGEFPSSEQKVKKRKNILKAYE from the coding sequence ATGAGAAATAGAAAACTTTTATCGTTATTAGGTATTTGTGTAATAATACTAACTACAACAGCTTGTAGTAATAATCTAGCTAATAGAGTTGAAGATAAGGTAGTTCTTACCTATGATGAATTATCGGCTAAAGAGAATACTATGGGAACAAATTGGTATCAAACTTCAGGAGAAGCTAAAGCTTTATATTTACAAGGATATAATGTAGCTACTCAAAAATTAAAAGAGTATTTAAAACTTCCACACAATAAACCATATTCAATAGTATTGGATTTAGATGAAACGGTAGTAGATAATAGTCCATATCAAGCTGAAAATATTTTAAGAGGGAGGGCATATGATATAGAGTCTTGGGATGAATGGGTACAAATGAAAAAAGCAAAAGCTGTTCCAGGAGCAAAGGAATTTTTACAATTTGCAGATAAAAATGGAGTGAAAATATATTATATTTCGGATAGAGTAGAAAGTCAATTAGAAGCTACTATTGAGAATTTAAAAGCTGAAGGGATTCCTGTACAAGGAGAAGATAGTGTATTATTAAAAAATAAAGAAGATAAAAGTGGAAAAGTTAATCGTCGTGAATATGTTAAAAAACATACTCAATTAATTATGCTTTTTGGAGATAATTTATCAGATTTTGATGTATTTTCTTCTAAATCAATAGAGGAAAGAAATAATAAAGTAGAAGAATTAGCAAAGGAGTTTGGAGATAGATTTATAATCTTCCCTAATCCTATGTATGGAGCATTTGAAAGTGCTATATATGGAGGAGAGTTCCCAAGTTCTGAGCAAAAAGTTAAAAAAAGAAAAAATATATTAAAAGCTTATGAATGA
- a CDS encoding EFR1 family ferrodoxin (N-terminal region resembles flavodoxins. C-terminal ferrodoxin region binds two 4Fe-4S clusters.), producing MKKVWSMYFSGTGTTEKVVKRIGNTLGEKLGVERGNINFTPKASREKEYTFSKEEIVVLGVPVIAGRVPNLLLNFLDTIRGEGALAVPIVLFGNRNYDDALIELRDILLKDGFFVVGAGAFVGEHSFSRELGRGRPDKEDLEIADILVEKIIKNIENKKYLSEKLYVRGESPYRWYYQPRDSKGNPIDIRKVKPKTDMNLCDKCGLCVVLCPLGSIEKEKVDIVSGICMKCCGCIKKCPQGAKYFDDNNFIYHKEELELEYKRRATVEIFY from the coding sequence ATGAAAAAAGTGTGGAGTATGTATTTTAGCGGAACAGGAACTACAGAAAAAGTAGTAAAGAGGATAGGTAATACTTTAGGAGAAAAATTAGGAGTAGAGAGAGGAAACATTAACTTTACTCCTAAAGCTTCAAGAGAGAAAGAGTATACCTTTTCAAAAGAGGAGATAGTAGTTTTAGGTGTTCCAGTTATAGCAGGTAGAGTTCCTAATCTTTTACTAAATTTTTTAGATACAATAAGAGGTGAAGGAGCTTTAGCAGTACCAATAGTACTATTTGGAAATAGAAACTATGATGATGCTTTAATTGAGTTAAGAGATATCTTATTAAAAGATGGTTTTTTTGTAGTGGGAGCTGGAGCTTTTGTAGGAGAACATTCATTTTCTAGAGAATTAGGAAGGGGTAGACCAGATAAAGAAGATTTAGAAATAGCAGATATTTTGGTTGAAAAAATAATTAAAAATATAGAGAATAAAAAATATCTTTCAGAAAAACTATATGTAAGAGGCGAGAGTCCATATAGATGGTATTATCAGCCAAGGGATTCTAAAGGAAATCCAATAGATATCAGAAAAGTAAAACCTAAGACAGATATGAATTTATGTGATAAATGTGGTTTATGTGTGGTACTTTGTCCGCTTGGCTCTATAGAAAAAGAAAAAGTTGATATAGTAAGTGGAATATGTATGAAATGTTGTGGATGTATAAAAAAATGTCCTCAAGGAGCTAAGTATTTTGATGATAATAATTTTATATACCATAAGGAAGAACTAGAATTAGAGTATAAAAGAAGAGCAACAGTAGAAATATTTTACTAA
- a CDS encoding rhodanese-like domain-containing protein produces the protein MKFIFIGVLLIMNIFANTYSKKLAYQIISQDKAKEMMEENNNYIILDVRTDWEYRMGHIEGAINIPNEEIGYREIEALPDKNQPILVYCRSGHRSKEASAKLAVLGYKNIYEFGGIMTWEYGLVE, from the coding sequence ATGAAATTTATTTTTATAGGAGTGTTATTAATAATGAATATATTTGCAAATACTTATAGTAAAAAGTTAGCTTATCAGATAATATCACAAGATAAAGCTAAAGAAATGATGGAAGAAAATAATAACTATATTATTTTGGATGTAAGAACAGATTGGGAATATAGAATGGGACATATAGAGGGAGCTATAAATATTCCTAATGAGGAAATAGGGTATAGAGAAATAGAAGCTCTTCCTGATAAAAATCAACCTATTTTAGTATATTGTAGAAGTGGACATAGAAGTAAAGAAGCATCTGCTAAGTTGGCTGTATTGGGATATAAAAATATTTATGAATTTGGTGGAATTATGACATGGGAGTATGGCTTGGTAGAATAA
- a CDS encoding YihY/virulence factor BrkB family protein, with the protein MKLKSIIDSYKEIVSQGKLNNIISVSKKALESYKRANSGLWVTSLCFYTILSLVPIFAILFSLGTWFGVADYLLIKLREYSPLNEESINLLITFAQNFLENTRTGILAGIGFLFLGWTLISMFAIIEKAFNDIWRVEKSRMLLRKITDYISFFILFPTLMVISSGIIKIIGNRLGMENLILNIFIKFVPFLTLLFFFTIMYMLIPNTRVRFIPALISAVFIAMFFSGFQSLFILLQDMVNTYNKIYGSFSVIFIFLFWLKLMWFFIILGSHLCYFLQNRELHLFTKGIDDINFKIKEYTAVIVMKELIERYHNSLSPLNINEVVKKYDIPYEIIKHILEIFISDELVGEIGDKDEKNYVIIKNIDTISFKTIFKSLENFGEKINFKNSDELESLLDCVREKNFNFSFKEYIEKN; encoded by the coding sequence ATGAAATTAAAATCAATTATTGATTCATATAAAGAAATAGTATCCCAAGGAAAATTAAATAATATAATTAGCGTTAGTAAGAAAGCATTAGAAAGTTATAAGAGAGCTAATTCAGGACTTTGGGTTACCTCTCTTTGTTTCTATACAATTTTATCACTTGTTCCTATCTTTGCTATTCTTTTTAGTTTAGGAACTTGGTTTGGAGTTGCTGATTACCTACTTATAAAATTGAGAGAATATTCTCCATTAAATGAAGAGTCAATAAATCTTTTAATTACCTTTGCTCAAAATTTTTTAGAGAATACCAGGACAGGAATCTTAGCTGGAATAGGATTTTTATTCTTAGGTTGGACATTAATATCAATGTTTGCTATCATAGAAAAAGCCTTTAATGACATTTGGAGAGTAGAAAAATCTAGAATGCTTTTAAGAAAAATAACTGATTATATTTCATTTTTTATATTATTTCCTACCTTAATGGTTATTTCTAGTGGAATTATTAAAATAATTGGAAACAGACTTGGAATGGAAAATTTAATTCTTAATATCTTTATTAAATTTGTTCCTTTTTTAACTTTGTTATTCTTTTTTACAATTATGTATATGCTTATTCCAAATACAAGAGTGAGATTTATTCCTGCCCTCATCTCTGCTGTTTTTATAGCTATGTTTTTTTCTGGTTTTCAATCTTTATTTATCCTATTACAAGATATGGTTAACACATACAACAAAATTTATGGAAGTTTTTCTGTAATATTTATTTTTCTTTTCTGGTTAAAATTAATGTGGTTTTTTATCATATTAGGCTCTCATCTCTGCTATTTTTTACAAAATAGGGAGTTACATCTTTTTACAAAGGGAATAGATGATATAAATTTTAAAATAAAAGAATATACTGCTGTAATTGTCATGAAAGAATTAATAGAAAGATATCATAACAGCCTTTCTCCTCTTAATATTAACGAAGTTGTTAAAAAATATGATATTCCTTATGAAATTATAAAACATATTCTGGAAATATTTATCTCTGATGAACTAGTTGGTGAGATAGGAGATAAAGATGAAAAAAATTATGTCATCATAAAAAATATTGATACTATTTCATTCAAAACAATTTTTAAATCTCTTGAAAATTTTGGAGAAAAAATTAATTTCAAAAATAGTGATGAATTAGAAAGTCTTTTAGATTGTGTTAGAGAGAAGAACTTCAACTTTTCTTTTAAAGAGTATATTGAAAAAAACTGA
- the htpX gene encoding zinc metalloprotease HtpX, with protein MNTLKTFILMGVLTFILLLIGNAIGGQNGIIIALIIAGVMNFISYWFSDKIVLSMYRAQPVEDKNTHLYQLVEKLARNSDLPMPKVYIINEAQPNAFATGRNPQNAAIAVTRGLMDLVDDYELAGVIGHELGHVHNRDILISTIAATMAGAISFLANMAQWAAIFGGSRSNDEEGRSNPFALIAIAIFAPMAAMLVQMAISRTREYKADRFGAQVSGNPQYLANALRKLDMYSKRIPMPNAAPATENMFIVSPLSGNKMANLFSTHPSTEDRIRKLEEMRYE; from the coding sequence ATGAATACACTAAAAACATTTATACTTATGGGAGTATTAACATTTATTCTCCTACTTATAGGTAATGCAATTGGAGGACAAAATGGAATCATAATCGCTTTAATTATAGCTGGAGTTATGAATTTCATTTCCTATTGGTTTAGTGATAAAATAGTTTTATCTATGTATAGAGCTCAACCTGTAGAAGATAAAAATACTCATCTTTATCAATTAGTTGAAAAATTAGCTAGAAACTCTGACCTTCCTATGCCTAAGGTATATATTATAAATGAAGCTCAACCTAATGCCTTTGCTACTGGTAGAAATCCACAAAATGCAGCTATAGCAGTAACTAGAGGCCTTATGGATTTAGTTGATGATTATGAATTAGCTGGAGTAATTGGACATGAATTAGGACATGTACACAATAGAGATATACTTATTAGTACAATTGCTGCTACTATGGCTGGAGCCATATCTTTTCTTGCTAATATGGCTCAATGGGCAGCCATATTTGGTGGTAGTAGGAGTAATGATGAAGAAGGTAGAAGCAATCCATTTGCTTTAATAGCTATAGCTATTTTTGCTCCTATGGCAGCAATGTTAGTACAGATGGCTATCTCTAGAACAAGAGAATACAAGGCTGATAGATTTGGAGCTCAAGTTAGTGGAAATCCACAATATCTAGCTAATGCTTTGAGAAAATTAGATATGTATAGTAAAAGAATACCAATGCCTAATGCTGCTCCAGCGACTGAAAATATGTTTATTGTAAGTCCTTTATCTGGAAATAAAATGGCTAACCTTTTTAGTACACACCCATCTACTGAAGATAGAATAAGAAAATTAGAAGAGATGAGATACGAGTAG
- the aroB gene encoding 3-dehydroquinate synthase, which produces MNIININTLNTDYPIILGCNVISELKKYTISYDKILILSNEDIGYIYFRKLLRELNDERIKTFTIPEGEKFKNLETISTIYDFMAKENFSRKSLIISLGGGVVCDMGGFVGATYMRGIDFIQVPTSLLAQVDASIGGKTAVDHPRGKNLIGVFKQPKAVIIDVEFLKTLPKEQFFSGMAEVIKHSLLLENRDYFKFLMERREKILSLESSSLIEMIKKSCEIKREIVEKDEFELGERALLNLGHTYGHSLEKLFNFENITHGEAVAKGIVFELELSKVLNGIEDEFISEIKDIFRSYGLNSNPIYYPEKILLDVMKKDKKNSFDKINFILFDKNKKVYKDSVEVKNILEVNNLFSSRYIKGIIDIGTNSCRLFLAQVYEDREIKIEKEISKDVEIVKLGEDVNKNGYLKKEAIKRTIDCLKKYKEKADKFGASKVIAFATSATRDSQNREEFLSQVRDIGIDIRCITGEREAQLNFLGNSIVFKDRILVLDIGGGSTEFTLGENGNIEFTKSINIGAVRGTERFFPEQNYTEENIEECRNWIKEMISGVKFLKDNNFTLVGVAGTATTQISVQKQMEIYDSSEVHLSKINLDELRQNLQLFLSCDGEKRKEIVGLEAKRADVIIAGTIILITIMEELGVDSMLVSESDNLNGAMIIKEV; this is translated from the coding sequence ATGAATATAATAAATATAAATACTTTAAATACAGATTATCCTATAATTTTAGGATGTAATGTAATATCAGAATTAAAAAAATATACAATATCTTATGATAAAATATTGATCTTATCAAATGAAGATATTGGATATATATATTTTAGAAAGCTACTAAGGGAACTAAATGATGAGAGAATAAAAACTTTTACAATACCAGAGGGTGAAAAATTTAAAAATTTAGAAACAATTTCAACTATTTATGATTTTATGGCAAAAGAAAATTTTTCAAGAAAATCTTTGATTATCTCTCTAGGTGGAGGAGTAGTCTGTGATATGGGAGGATTTGTAGGGGCTACCTATATGAGAGGGATAGATTTTATACAGGTGCCAACTTCGCTTCTTGCTCAGGTTGATGCAAGTATAGGTGGGAAGACAGCAGTAGACCATCCCAGAGGAAAAAATCTTATAGGAGTATTTAAACAACCTAAAGCTGTAATAATAGATGTAGAATTTTTAAAAACTCTTCCTAAAGAGCAGTTTTTTTCTGGAATGGCTGAGGTAATTAAACACTCTCTTCTATTGGAGAATAGAGATTATTTTAAATTTTTAATGGAGAGAAGAGAGAAAATTTTATCTTTGGAAAGTAGCTCATTAATAGAAATGATAAAAAAATCTTGTGAGATAAAGAGAGAAATTGTAGAAAAAGATGAGTTTGAGTTAGGAGAGAGAGCTTTATTAAATTTAGGACATACCTATGGACACTCTTTAGAAAAACTTTTTAATTTTGAAAATATAACTCATGGGGAGGCAGTAGCTAAGGGAATAGTTTTTGAATTGGAGCTATCTAAGGTTTTAAATGGAATAGAAGATGAGTTTATCAGTGAGATAAAAGATATTTTTAGAAGTTATGGTTTAAATTCAAATCCGATCTATTATCCTGAGAAAATATTGTTGGATGTTATGAAAAAAGATAAGAAAAACTCTTTTGATAAAATAAACTTTATTCTTTTTGATAAAAATAAAAAAGTGTATAAAGATAGTGTTGAGGTAAAAAATATTTTAGAAGTAAATAATCTATTTTCTTCTAGATATATAAAGGGAATTATTGATATTGGAACTAATTCTTGCAGATTATTTTTAGCACAGGTATATGAAGATAGAGAGATAAAGATAGAAAAAGAGATTTCTAAAGATGTAGAGATAGTAAAATTAGGAGAAGATGTAAATAAAAATGGATATCTAAAAAAAGAAGCTATTAAAAGAACCATAGATTGTTTGAAAAAATATAAGGAGAAGGCTGATAAGTTTGGGGCTAGTAAAGTAATAGCTTTTGCTACATCTGCTACTAGAGATTCTCAAAATAGAGAGGAATTTTTATCACAAGTGAGAGATATAGGAATAGATATTAGATGTATAACTGGAGAAAGAGAGGCTCAACTTAATTTTTTAGGAAACTCAATAGTCTTCAAAGATAGAATTTTGGTTTTAGATATTGGTGGTGGAAGTACAGAGTTTACTCTGGGAGAAAATGGAAATATAGAGTTTACTAAAAGTATAAATATTGGAGCTGTAAGAGGAACAGAGAGATTTTTTCCAGAGCAAAACTATACAGAAGAGAATATAGAAGAGTGTAGAAATTGGATAAAAGAGATGATATCTGGGGTGAAATTTTTAAAAGATAATAATTTTACATTAGTGGGGGTAGCAGGAACAGCTACTACTCAAATTTCTGTACAGAAGCAGATGGAGATTTATGATAGCTCAGAGGTACATCTTTCAAAAATAAATTTAGATGAACTTAGACAAAACCTACAATTATTTTTATCTTGTGATGGTGAAAAAAGAAAGGAGATTGTAGGTTTAGAAGCAAAAAGAGCTGATGTGATAATAGCTGGAACTATAATCTTGATAACTATTATGGAGGAATTAGGTGTAGATAGTATGCTTGTATCAGAGTCGGATAATTTAAATGGAGCAATGATAATTAAAGAGGTATAA